The DNA region AGGGGGTGCACGTGTTCGTCCCGATGGCACCCGGCCCGGACGCCGAGCAACTCGCCGCGGCCACCCGGGCGCTGGCCGCCCGGGCGCAACGGCTGGATCCGGCGCTGGCGACCACGGCCTTCATCCGGGAGGACCGGGACGGCAAGGTCTTCATCGACCCCACCCGCACCGGCGGGGCCACCGTCGTCGGGGTCTACAGCCCACGGCTGCGTCCGGGGGTACCGGTCTCCTTCCCGGTGCCCTGGGCGCAGTTGCCGTCGGTGGCCCCGGCGGACTTCACCATCCGTACCGTCCTCGGCCTGCTGGCCCAGGGCGACCCCTGGGCGGAGCTGATGCCGGCACCGCAGTCCCTCCCCGCCGACCTGGTCGAGGAGGGCCGGACGATCCCGGTGCCGAGGGTGCAGGCCATGCACGAGGGCAGACGCCGGGCCCGCGCCCGCCGCGCCGCCGCCGACTGAGCGCGGCCCCGGCGTGCTCTGGACACGGCGGTGCGCCGGACCGTGGTGACGGTCCGGCGCACCGGTGATCGAGAAGGTCAGAGCATCCAGCGGTTGCGCTGTACGAAGGGCAGCTGCGCCCAGCGCCGTCCCAGACCCCAGGTGTGCCCGGCGTACGCGGCGGCCAGGACGACCAGCACCACGGCGTACATCAGGTGGGAGTCGACGACCGGGTTGGTTGAACCGGTCGGCTCGCCGGCGGCGTTGAACCGGGCCAGCGGGAAGTCGGCCAGCCACATCAGCGCCATCATCAGGCTGCCCGAGGCGGCCGCGATGCGCAGGCCGATGCCGGCGAGCAGGGCGACAGCGATGGCGGCCAGGCCGATCATGAACAGCGCGTTGGCCCACCAGGCGCCCGCGATCGAGTGGGCGATCGACTGGAAGGGGCCGACATCGACATTGGCCAGGAAGCCCTTGGTGGGGGAGCCGCCGTTGATCCAGGCCCGCTCGGTCGGGGTGGAGTAGCCGAGGCCGAACATCTTGTCCAGGAAGGCCCACCCGAAGATCAGGCCGGTGGCGACCCGCAGCACGGCCAGGGCCCGGGCGGCGGTGGTGGTCAACATCGAGCCGGGCATCTCGGCGCGCTCGAGGGGGCGTTCGATCGAACGGTGGGTGTTGCGCTGGATGGTCATCGTTGCCTCCGGTGTCTGTTTCTTTCCCCCTTACTCTCGCTGTCGGCGGGGTCCCGGCGCGCGGGCCGGAACACCTCAAGACACCGGGACCAAGGTCCCGACCTGAGGGGGTCCCTTCAGCCCGGCTGATCGACGCTGCCGGGGCGACCTGGGCCTGGTGGTTGGTACCGTGCGGGCTGTGCAGCCCACCAAGATCGGCTCCTACCGCATCGAGCGGCTGCTGGGGGTCGGCTCCTTCGCCACGGTCTGGCTGGGGTACGACGAGTCCCTCGACGCCCGGGTAGCGATCAAGGTGCTGGCCGAGAACTGGAGTCACGACCTGCGGGTACGCGAACGGTTCCGGCAGGAGGCCCGACTGCTGTGGCGGCTGGACCACGAGCGGCTGGTCAGCGTGCACGCGGTCGGTGAACTGGACGACGGTCGGCCGTACGCGGTGCTGGCCTGGGCGGACGGCGGTAGCCTGCGCGACCGCCTGGCCGAGGGACCCTTGCCGGCAGAGCCGGGTGTGCGGCTGCTGCGCGAGGTGGCCGCAGGCGTGGCGGTGCTGCACGACAGCGACATCGTGCACCGGGACATCACCCCGGGCAATGTGCTGTTCCGGACCCGCGCCACCGGCGAGGAACAGGTGCTCATCGCGGATCTCGGCCTGGCCAAGGCGCTGGCGGCCGCGTCCGGTCTGACCGCCCGGGCCGGTACCCCCGGCTACATGGCGCCGGAACAGGACGATCCACTGGCGATCGTGGACGCCCGCGCCGACGTGTACGGGCTGGGTCGTCTGGGGGTCACCCTGCTGGCCGTACCGCAGGAGGGGCAGCAACCCTCGACGAGGTTCCGGTTGCGGCCGGGGGTGCCCTCGGCGGTGGCGGCGGTGTTGGCTACCGCTACCGCTCTGGCCCCGGCCGATCGGTACCCGGACGCGGCGGCCTTCGGTGCGGCCCTCGACGCGGCGCTAGCGGTGCCGTCGGAGGTGGCCGAGCCGGACGTTCCCACCCCGCCCCGGCGCCGTCGCCTGATCGTGGGTGCCACCGTGGCCGTCGCCGGTCTCACTCTCGCGGGGACCATCGGCGGGGCGGCCTGGGCGTGGTCTCAACGGGGTCCGCAGACCGGCACGGACACCAGTGGACGGGTCAGCGTCACCCTGCCGGAGGGTTGGCGGGTCGCCGGTTCCGGCTGGTCAGGGCAGCGTACCGCCGAGGGTGAACTGGAACCGGCGATGTTGATCTCACCCGACCCGGGCCGCTGGGCGGCGGACCCGGGGGTGCCGGGTGCCTTCGTCGGGGCCTCCGCCCAGTTGGCAGCCCAGACCACCCCGCGCCGGCTCGTCACCGACCGGGAACACGCCCAGTGTGTGGCCTCGGGGGTGCGTACCACCCGTCAGGCCGACATCGACTGGGTGGTGGCGTCGTTCACCGGCTGCTCGACCGGCAAACCGGAGGTCATCGAGGCCGCCGGCCTCACCCCGGACGGCGGCCAACTGGTGTACGTGCAGGTCGCGCCCCCGGCAGGCGGCGGGACGAGCTTCGTCGACTCGCTGCTCGCCGGGGTACGCGTGACCGGGTGACTCAGGGCAGCGGCACCGGGATCCGGACCTGCTTGCCACCGAGGCTGCCCCACTCGATCTCGACCTGACCGGAGTCGGGGATGTCGAAGACGAGGTACTGGCGGTCGGTGGCCCCGGCGGCGACGTTCGTGGTGCCGC from Micromonospora sp. NBC_01739 includes:
- a CDS encoding serine/threonine-protein kinase yields the protein MQPTKIGSYRIERLLGVGSFATVWLGYDESLDARVAIKVLAENWSHDLRVRERFRQEARLLWRLDHERLVSVHAVGELDDGRPYAVLAWADGGSLRDRLAEGPLPAEPGVRLLREVAAGVAVLHDSDIVHRDITPGNVLFRTRATGEEQVLIADLGLAKALAAASGLTARAGTPGYMAPEQDDPLAIVDARADVYGLGRLGVTLLAVPQEGQQPSTRFRLRPGVPSAVAAVLATATALAPADRYPDAAAFGAALDAALAVPSEVAEPDVPTPPRRRRLIVGATVAVAGLTLAGTIGGAAWAWSQRGPQTGTDTSGRVSVTLPEGWRVAGSGWSGQRTAEGELEPAMLISPDPGRWAADPGVPGAFVGASAQLAAQTTPRRLVTDREHAQCVASGVRTTRQADIDWVVASFTGCSTGKPEVIEAAGLTPDGGQLVYVQVAPPAGGGTSFVDSLLAGVRVTG